In a single window of the Leishmania donovani BPK282A1 complete genome, chromosome 6 genome:
- a CDS encoding threonine ammonia-lyase produces the protein MPTFSDIMAARKALDGYVYETPIIESNALHGKTRHESVLLKCENLQRTGSYHVRGMTYRVIRAKEEDLGINNFVTHSSGNGGAALACAASNFQSTAHVVVPEDTNALITRSIRLYHGNFYYCKPDLKSRVEMEARLHAEFNKVAGKKRNQCMLVNPYSDEAIIAGHGTTGIEIMLQTDCSVDCVVIPVGGGALLAGAAIAVKGMKPHVGVFAAELAVPPDHYTVFKRGEVIEARKLKGDEKRPKGNKHGIRTELTDLANSYIDRYVDGVVHVSKEEMCYAFRYVYERCKLVVDTNAAIAVAAVLACPQELSNYRRICIVLSGGNVDLNDVPKIATARL, from the coding sequence ATGCCGACCTTTAGCGACATCATGGCGGCGCGCAAGGCGCTGGACGGCTACGTTTATGAGACGCCGATCATCGAGAGCAACGCCCTGCATGGCAAGACGCGGCACGAGAGTGTCCTGCTCAAGTGCGAGAacctgcagcgcaccggcagctACCACGTCCGCGGCATGACGTACCGCGTGATACGCGCCAAGGAGGAAGATCTGGGCATCAACAATTTTGTTacccacagcagcggcaacggcggtgcagcgctggcgtgcgcGGCGAGCAACTTCCAGAGCACGGCGCACGTCGTCGTGCCGGAGGACACAAACGCCCTCATCACGCGCAGCATTCGCCTCTACCACGGCAACTTCTACTACTGCAAGCCGGACCTGAAGAGCCGTGTCGAGATGGAGGCGCGGCTCCACGCGGAGTTCAACAAGGTGGCTGGCAAGAAGCGCAACCAGTGCATGCTCGTGAACCCCTACAGCGACGAGGCCATCATCGCTGGCCACGGCACGACCGGCATCGAGATTATGCTCCAGACAGACTGCTCGGTGGACTGCGTTGTTATCCcggtcggcggtggcgcactGCTAGCGGGGGCGGCGATCGCCGTGAAGGGCATGAAGCCGCATGTCGGCGTCTTTGCGGCCGAGCTGGCTGTGCCGCCGGATCACTACACGGTTTTCAAGCGCGGCGAGGTCATCGAGGCACGCAAGCTCAAGGGCGATGAGAAGCGCCCCAAGGGCAACAAGCACGGCATCCGAACGGAGCTGACGGACCTTGCGAACAGTTACATTGACCGCTacgtcgacggcgtcgtgcacgTGTCGAAGGAGGAGATGTGCTACGCCTTCCGCTATGTGTACGAACGTTGCAAACTCGTCGTGGACACGAATGCTGCcatcgccgtggcggcggtgctggcctGCCCCCAGGAGCTGAGCAACTACCGCCGCATCTGCATTGTGCTTTCAGGGGGTAACGTGGACCTCAACGATGTGCCGAAGATtgcgacggcgcggctgtga